One genomic segment of Methanolacinia paynteri includes these proteins:
- a CDS encoding APC family permease, giving the protein MKDKGPALERTLSLPAVAISGIGIILGAGVYALIGEAASLAGNALWLSFLFSALIAAFTGLSYMELSSMFTEASAEYEYTRRSFGGTLAFIIGIMVILSGIVGAATVALGFAGYFSTFTGIPLLPVAFAVLVILSAVIFSGIKQSAAVAIIFTLIEAGGIVGMIIIGLPYIGSVDYLAMPLGIAGVFQASALIFFAYQGFEEIVKLSEETVEPEKTIPKGLMIAVVVTVILYIAVSISIVSIGGYETVAGSKNPFAMVAENTFSGGGTVFTIIALFATANTALLMMLASSRILYGMAKNNRMPGKFAWISPRTKTPVWSVAAVLLVSLVFLIPGEIRDVALIANFTLFFTFAVINAAVIVLRFKMPEKSRPYSVPFTIGKVPVPAVLGIFTCLFFLSVMDPVILGVGVVLTVAAAAGSYLFPEKETSV; this is encoded by the coding sequence ATGAAAGACAAAGGCCCCGCCCTTGAACGGACACTCTCGCTGCCCGCCGTAGCGATATCCGGGATCGGGATAATTCTGGGGGCCGGCGTCTATGCACTCATCGGCGAAGCCGCATCACTGGCGGGAAACGCTCTCTGGCTGTCGTTTCTCTTTTCGGCCCTGATTGCGGCCTTCACCGGGCTTTCATATATGGAGCTCTCGTCGATGTTCACCGAGGCGAGCGCCGAGTACGAATACACCCGTCGTTCCTTCGGGGGAACACTTGCATTCATTATCGGAATAATGGTCATCCTCTCCGGGATTGTGGGAGCCGCAACTGTCGCACTCGGTTTTGCAGGCTATTTCAGCACATTTACTGGAATCCCGCTTCTTCCGGTTGCTTTTGCCGTGCTCGTCATTTTGTCTGCGGTTATCTTCTCGGGGATCAAACAGTCGGCCGCCGTTGCAATCATCTTCACTCTGATCGAGGCCGGTGGAATCGTCGGGATGATCATAATCGGGCTTCCGTACATCGGTTCTGTCGATTATCTGGCGATGCCGCTCGGTATTGCAGGCGTATTCCAGGCGTCGGCTTTGATATTCTTTGCTTACCAGGGGTTCGAGGAGATCGTCAAACTCTCGGAGGAGACCGTAGAGCCAGAGAAGACGATACCGAAAGGGCTGATGATCGCAGTTGTCGTGACCGTCATCCTGTATATTGCCGTATCGATATCGATCGTCAGCATCGGTGGTTATGAAACGGTTGCAGGCTCCAAGAACCCCTTTGCCATGGTTGCGGAGAACACATTTTCCGGGGGAGGAACGGTATTTACGATAATCGCACTCTTCGCTACTGCAAATACTGCACTCCTGATGATGCTTGCATCTTCGAGAATACTTTACGGGATGGCAAAGAATAATCGCATGCCCGGAAAATTTGCATGGATATCTCCGAGGACAAAAACACCTGTCTGGTCAGTTGCAGCCGTCCTTCTGGTCTCCCTGGTCTTCCTTATTCCGGGAGAGATCCGTGACGTTGCACTGATAGCAAACTTCACCCTCTTCTTCACGTTTGCGGTGATAAACGCCGCAGTGATAGTGCTGAGGTTCAAAATGCCGGAGAAGAGCAGGCCTTACAGTGTACCGTTTACGATCGGAAAGGTTCCTGTTCCGGCTGTTTTGGGGATATTTACGTGCCTCTTCTTCCTCTCGGTGATGGACCCGGTGATACTCGGTGTAGGTGTAGTCCTGACCGTTGCTGCGGCTGCAGGATCTTATCTCTTCCCCG